From Salinibacterium sp. ZJ450, one genomic window encodes:
- the dnaJ gene encoding molecular chaperone DnaJ, whose amino-acid sequence MADHYDVLGVDRNASPDEIKKAYRRLARELHPDVNPSPDASERFKLVTHAYDVLSDPQQRQQYDLGPQPSFGGAGFGGFGDIFETFFGSGAGGGRGPRSRRERGQDALLRVEVDLDEVVFGTKRDIEVDTAVLCETCNGSCCAPGTSPVTCDICHGTGTIQRAVRSLLGNVMTSNPCGTCRGYGTVIPNPCPSCAGQGRVRARRTISVDIPAGVDTGVRLQMPGQGEVGQAGGPRGDLYLEIKVRHHDTFSRNGDDLLATLEVSMADAILGTSTTLQTLDGDVAIDIKPGTQSAEVITIKDRGITHLRGVGRGDLRIGVQVVTPMKLNRKEEDLIRQFAQKHRQEPPKLAHFQQGLFTKLRDRFLNI is encoded by the coding sequence GTGGCAGACCATTACGACGTCTTGGGCGTCGATCGCAACGCAAGCCCCGACGAGATCAAGAAGGCCTATCGCCGCCTTGCCCGGGAATTACACCCCGACGTGAACCCCAGCCCGGACGCCTCGGAGCGGTTCAAGCTCGTCACGCACGCCTACGACGTGCTGAGTGACCCGCAGCAGCGCCAGCAGTACGACCTCGGCCCGCAACCGAGCTTCGGCGGAGCCGGCTTCGGCGGGTTCGGCGACATCTTCGAGACCTTCTTCGGCTCGGGCGCCGGCGGCGGTCGCGGTCCCCGATCACGCCGCGAGCGGGGACAGGACGCCCTGCTTCGGGTCGAGGTCGACCTCGACGAGGTGGTGTTCGGCACCAAGCGCGACATCGAGGTGGACACCGCGGTGCTCTGCGAGACCTGCAACGGCTCATGCTGCGCGCCGGGCACGTCGCCCGTCACCTGCGACATCTGCCACGGCACCGGCACCATCCAGCGCGCGGTTCGCAGCCTGCTCGGCAACGTGATGACGTCGAACCCGTGCGGCACCTGCCGCGGCTACGGCACCGTCATCCCGAACCCGTGCCCGAGCTGCGCCGGCCAGGGCCGGGTGCGCGCCCGTCGCACGATCTCCGTCGACATTCCGGCGGGCGTCGACACCGGCGTTCGGCTGCAGATGCCGGGCCAGGGCGAGGTCGGCCAGGCCGGCGGCCCGCGAGGCGACCTGTACCTCGAAATCAAGGTGCGCCACCATGACACCTTCAGCCGCAACGGCGACGACCTGCTCGCCACCCTCGAGGTGTCGATGGCAGACGCGATCCTCGGCACGTCGACCACGCTGCAGACCCTCGACGGTGACGTGGCTATCGACATCAAGCCAGGCACGCAAAGCGCCGAAGTGATCACGATCAAGGATCGCGGCATCACGCACCTGCGCGGTGTCGGCCGAGGCGACCTGCGCATCGGTGTGCAGGTTGTCACGCCGATGAAACTCAACCGCAAGGAAGAAGACCTCATCAGGCAGTTCGCGCAGAAGCACCGGCAGGAGCCGCCGAAGTTGGCGCACTTCCAGCAGGGTCTGTTCACCAAGCTGCGCGACCGGTTTCTGAACATCTAG
- the hrcA gene encoding heat-inducible transcriptional repressor HrcA, with translation MASERSLEVLRVIVQDYVASREPVGSKSIVERHAFGVSAATIRNDMALLEEEELITAPHTSSGRIPTDKGYRVFVDQLADLQPLTNAQRTAIETFLGQSADLDDVLSRAVRLLSQLTSQVALVQYPSFSAARVRHVELVPIGSTRVMSVLITDRGRVDQAVIDIAEAPDEVFLGELRAKINGAIVGKSLAESTGLLGSLTDRFSPERAGVVAQVANSLIEQVAANRHDRLVMAGTANLVRTEEDFSGNLYPVLEAIEEQVTLLKLFHEMGIDPSTVTVSIGRENAEFGLADASVLTSGYASSETGLARLGVLGPTRMDYSNNMAAVRAVARYLSRLLGEETR, from the coding sequence ATGGCTTCTGAACGCAGTCTTGAAGTGCTGCGCGTGATCGTGCAGGACTATGTCGCCTCGCGCGAACCGGTCGGCTCGAAGTCGATCGTGGAACGGCATGCGTTTGGGGTGTCGGCGGCGACGATTCGCAACGACATGGCGCTGCTGGAAGAAGAGGAACTGATCACGGCGCCGCATACGTCGTCGGGCCGGATTCCCACAGACAAGGGCTACCGGGTCTTCGTCGACCAGTTGGCCGACCTCCAGCCGCTCACCAACGCCCAGCGCACCGCCATCGAAACCTTCCTCGGCCAGTCCGCAGACCTCGACGACGTGCTGTCGCGGGCGGTACGGCTGCTGTCCCAGCTGACTAGCCAGGTGGCGCTCGTGCAGTACCCGTCGTTCTCCGCGGCCCGCGTCCGGCACGTGGAACTGGTGCCGATCGGCTCAACCCGGGTGATGAGCGTGCTGATCACCGACCGTGGCCGCGTCGATCAGGCCGTGATCGACATTGCGGAGGCACCCGATGAGGTGTTCCTCGGCGAGCTGCGGGCCAAGATCAACGGTGCGATCGTCGGTAAGTCGCTGGCAGAGTCGACCGGGCTACTGGGCTCGCTGACCGACCGGTTCTCGCCGGAGCGCGCCGGCGTGGTGGCCCAGGTGGCGAACAGCCTGATCGAACAGGTGGCGGCCAACCGCCACGACCGGCTGGTGATGGCGGGCACCGCCAATCTGGTGCGCACAGAGGAAGACTTCAGCGGCAACCTTTATCCTGTGCTCGAGGCCATCGAAGAACAGGTGACCTTGCTGAAGCTCTTCCATGAAATGGGAATCGACCCGAGCACCGTCACGGTGAGCATCGGGCGGGAGAACGCGGAATTCGGGCTCGCCGACGCCTCGGTGCTGACCAGCGGCTACGCGTCATCCGAAACCGGCCTCGCGCGTCTCGGCGTGCTCGGGCCGACCCGCATGGACTATTCAAACAATATGGCAGCTGTACGGGCGGTAGCTCGCTACCTCTCGCGGCTGCTCGGTGAGGAAACCAGGTAG
- a CDS encoding DUF4870 domain-containing protein — translation MTDPNAQPAQPVVPLTEAEDKQWASFAHLGGILSFVPALIIYLVFKDRGAFTRQEAKEALNFQITLVLAYVALWILGAILLFFVIGLLIWNATWLVWVAGVIFSILGFVSAKDGTAYRYPFNIRFIK, via the coding sequence ATGACTGACCCCAACGCACAGCCGGCACAGCCCGTGGTTCCGCTGACGGAGGCCGAGGACAAGCAGTGGGCGTCGTTCGCGCACCTCGGCGGCATCCTGAGCTTTGTGCCCGCCCTCATCATCTACCTGGTGTTCAAGGATCGCGGCGCGTTCACCCGTCAGGAGGCGAAGGAAGCGCTCAACTTCCAGATCACGCTGGTGCTGGCCTACGTGGCGCTCTGGATCCTCGGCGCCATCCTGCTCTTCTTCGTGATCGGCCTGCTGATCTGGAACGCCACCTGGCTGGTCTGGGTCGCCGGCGTGATCTTCTCCATCCTCGGCTTCGTATCGGCGAAGGATGGCACGGCGTACCGCTACCCGTTCAACATCCGGTTCATCAAGTAG
- a CDS encoding DUF4870 domain-containing protein, which translates to MSNPYESQQQLSPADEKMWATLIHIGGIFFSFVPALIGYLVLKDRGPFVREHSRNALNFQLTMLLASFIGGITSVILIGFLILGAVFIVVVVFSILAAVAANRGQMYVYPLTIQFVK; encoded by the coding sequence ATGTCCAACCCTTATGAATCGCAGCAGCAACTGAGCCCAGCCGATGAAAAGATGTGGGCAACCCTGATCCACATCGGCGGGATCTTCTTCAGCTTCGTGCCGGCCCTGATCGGTTACCTGGTACTCAAGGACCGCGGGCCGTTTGTGCGTGAACACAGCCGCAACGCCCTGAACTTCCAGCTCACCATGCTTCTGGCGAGCTTCATCGGCGGAATCACCAGCGTCATCCTGATCGGATTTCTCATCCTCGGGGCGGTGTTCATCGTCGTCGTGGTGTTCAGCATCCTCGCGGCGGTGGCGGCCAACCGCGGCCAGATGTACGTGTACCCGTTGACGATTCAGTTCGTCAAGTAG
- the hemW gene encoding radical SAM family heme chaperone HemW, with amino-acid sequence MPSALPLADPAPPDGLLPASVAEGADARNFGVYLHVPFCRVRCGYCDFNTYTATELRGVKRSDYAAQAVTEIALAQTVLDHSGVPARPVSTVFFGGGTPTLLPASDLIEMFHAVVDTWGLVPGAEVTTEANPDSVDLDYLQALKAAGFTRVSFGMQSAVPHVLATLERTHDPERVPLVVQWAREAGLQVSLDLIYGTPGESLDDWQRSLEHAIAQQPDHVSAYALIVEDGTKLARQIKRGEVAAPDDDLQADMYELADRMLAEAGFDWYEVSNWSRTAEHRSRHNLSYWQGADWWGVGPGAHSHVGGVRWWNVKHPAAYADRILGGQSPAAGRETLDPETRRVERVLLRSRIRDGLSTGELTPAGRVAVAGLIADELVDPAAAIAGTIVPTLRGRLLADIVVRRLLGD; translated from the coding sequence ATGCCCAGCGCCCTCCCTCTCGCCGATCCGGCACCACCCGACGGACTGCTGCCCGCCTCCGTCGCCGAGGGCGCCGACGCCCGCAACTTCGGCGTGTACCTGCACGTGCCGTTCTGCCGGGTGCGCTGCGGATACTGCGACTTCAATACCTACACCGCCACCGAGCTGCGCGGGGTGAAGCGCAGCGACTACGCCGCGCAGGCGGTCACCGAGATCGCCCTGGCGCAGACCGTGCTCGACCACAGCGGTGTACCGGCCCGCCCGGTGTCCACCGTGTTCTTCGGCGGCGGAACGCCCACGCTGCTGCCGGCCAGCGACCTGATCGAGATGTTCCACGCGGTCGTCGACACCTGGGGGCTGGTGCCAGGGGCCGAGGTCACCACCGAGGCGAACCCCGACTCCGTCGACCTGGACTACCTGCAGGCGCTGAAGGCCGCCGGGTTCACCCGGGTCTCCTTTGGCATGCAGTCGGCGGTGCCGCACGTGCTGGCAACCCTCGAGCGCACCCACGATCCCGAGCGGGTTCCGCTGGTGGTGCAGTGGGCGCGGGAAGCCGGGCTGCAGGTCAGCCTGGACCTGATCTATGGCACACCGGGGGAGAGCCTGGACGACTGGCAGCGGTCGCTGGAACACGCCATCGCCCAGCAGCCCGACCATGTCTCCGCCTACGCGCTGATCGTGGAAGACGGCACAAAGCTGGCCAGACAGATCAAACGCGGCGAGGTGGCCGCCCCTGACGACGACCTGCAGGCCGACATGTACGAGCTTGCCGACCGGATGCTGGCAGAGGCTGGGTTTGACTGGTACGAGGTGAGCAACTGGTCACGCACGGCCGAACACCGTTCGCGGCACAACCTGAGCTATTGGCAGGGTGCGGACTGGTGGGGCGTCGGGCCCGGCGCACACAGCCACGTCGGCGGCGTGCGCTGGTGGAACGTGAAGCATCCGGCTGCCTATGCCGACCGCATCCTGGGCGGGCAGTCACCGGCCGCCGGACGCGAAACGCTCGACCCGGAAACGCGGCGGGTGGAGCGGGTGCTGCTGCGCTCCCGCATCCGAGACGGCCTGAGCACCGGCGAACTCACCCCCGCCGGCCGAGTGGCCGTTGCCGGCCTGATCGCCGATGAACTGGTGGACCCGGCTGCCGCCATCGCCGGGACCATCGTGCCGACACTGCGCGGCCGACTGCTGGCAGACATCGTGGTCAGACGCCTGCTCGGCGACTGA
- a CDS encoding DUF1990 family protein, producing MRRASHQPSNVTYGAIGGTQADDLLTYPPTGFRAAHYRTRIGHGDARFEAAVEQLRTWQLHKYSGIEVQVDEVPPVDETSYTPVGFDQAGKPVVPAAPVETAEIEYTADGAQLATPGTTATLTLKALGIRWQAPVRVVFFVEEPHRRGLAYGTRDGHPLTGEESFVIDQTDDGSVWLDIRLFWRPSTWYWWAAYPGLVVLQRMYVKRYLKALVVAADAAPPTDATPTDLTSSVD from the coding sequence ATGCGACGCGCATCTCACCAGCCCTCGAACGTCACCTACGGCGCGATCGGCGGCACGCAAGCCGACGACCTGCTGACCTACCCGCCGACGGGCTTCCGCGCGGCGCACTACCGCACTCGCATCGGGCACGGCGACGCCCGATTCGAGGCGGCTGTTGAGCAACTGCGCACCTGGCAGCTGCACAAGTACAGCGGCATCGAGGTGCAGGTCGACGAGGTGCCGCCCGTCGATGAGACGTCGTACACGCCGGTCGGGTTCGACCAGGCGGGTAAACCGGTCGTTCCGGCCGCCCCGGTCGAGACGGCCGAGATCGAGTACACCGCCGACGGTGCGCAGCTGGCGACCCCGGGGACGACCGCGACCCTCACCCTGAAGGCGCTGGGCATCCGCTGGCAGGCGCCGGTGCGGGTGGTCTTCTTCGTCGAGGAGCCGCACCGCCGCGGGTTGGCCTACGGCACTCGGGACGGTCATCCGCTCACCGGCGAAGAGAGCTTCGTCATCGACCAGACCGACGACGGATCAGTCTGGCTCGACATTCGACTGTTCTGGCGGCCGTCCACCTGGTACTGGTGGGCTGCGTACCCAGGCCTGGTCGTGCTGCAGCGGATGTACGTGAAGCGTTACCTCAAGGCGCTGGTGGTGGCAGCGGACGCGGCGCCCCCGACCGATGCGACACCGACCGATCTGACATCGAGCGTCGACTGA
- the lepA gene encoding translation elongation factor 4, which yields MSPRAMKALEPASTDPSFLRNFCIIAHIDHGKSTLADRMLQMTGVVDDRAMRAQYLDRMDIERERGITIKSQAVRMPWQAGAQTFALNMIDTPGHVDFTYEVSRSLAACEGAILLVDAAQGIEAQTLANLYLALENDLTVIPVLNKIDLPAADPEKYSKELASLIGGSPDDVLRVSGKTGAGVEELLDRVVELIPAPQGNKDAPARAMIFDSVYDSYRGVVTYVRMIDGQLSPRERIQMMSTRATHEILEIGVSSPEPTPSKGLSVGEVGYLITGVKDVRQSKVGDTVTTAMKPATQALPGYTEPLPMVFSGLYPIDGSDYPELREALDKLKLSDAALNYEPETSVALGFGFRCGFLGLLHLEIVTERLSREFDLDLITTAPSVIYQVTTEDKKTVEVTNPSEFPTGKIHAVTEPMVRSAILAPKDYVGTIMELCQSRRGTLLGMDYLGEDRVEIKYRMPLGEIVFDFFDQLKSKTAGYASLDYEPDGDQEADLVKVDILLQGEQVDAFSAIVHRDKAYAYGVMMTGRLRELIPRQQFEVPIQAAIGARIIARESIRAIRKDVLAKCYGGDISRKRKLLEKQKEGKKRMKMVGRVEVPQEAFIAALSGDVEKKDKK from the coding sequence GTGAGTCCACGAGCTATGAAGGCCCTGGAGCCGGCGTCGACAGACCCCTCGTTCCTCCGCAACTTTTGCATCATCGCGCACATCGACCACGGCAAGTCCACCCTCGCCGACCGGATGCTGCAGATGACCGGGGTTGTCGATGACCGGGCGATGCGGGCGCAGTACCTCGACCGGATGGACATCGAGCGCGAGCGCGGCATCACGATCAAGAGCCAGGCCGTGCGAATGCCCTGGCAGGCTGGCGCGCAGACCTTCGCGTTGAACATGATCGACACCCCTGGGCACGTGGACTTCACCTACGAGGTGTCCCGCTCGCTCGCCGCCTGCGAGGGTGCGATCCTGCTCGTCGACGCGGCGCAGGGCATCGAGGCGCAGACCCTCGCGAACCTCTACCTGGCTCTCGAGAACGACCTCACCGTCATCCCGGTGCTGAACAAGATCGACCTGCCCGCGGCCGACCCGGAGAAGTACTCGAAGGAGCTCGCCAGCCTGATCGGCGGCAGCCCCGACGACGTGCTCAGGGTCAGCGGCAAGACCGGTGCAGGCGTCGAGGAACTGCTCGACCGCGTGGTCGAGCTGATCCCGGCGCCGCAGGGCAACAAGGATGCCCCGGCCAGGGCCATGATCTTCGACTCCGTCTACGACTCCTATCGCGGCGTCGTCACCTATGTGCGGATGATCGACGGCCAGCTCTCCCCGCGGGAGCGCATCCAGATGATGTCGACCAGGGCCACTCACGAGATCCTGGAGATCGGCGTGAGCTCACCCGAACCGACGCCGAGCAAGGGGCTCAGCGTCGGCGAGGTGGGCTACCTGATCACCGGTGTGAAGGACGTGCGCCAGTCGAAGGTGGGCGACACCGTCACCACCGCGATGAAGCCGGCCACCCAGGCGCTGCCCGGCTACACCGAGCCGCTGCCGATGGTGTTCTCCGGGCTCTACCCGATCGACGGCAGCGATTACCCCGAGTTGCGCGAGGCCCTCGACAAGCTGAAGCTGTCGGACGCCGCGCTCAACTATGAGCCCGAGACATCCGTCGCCCTCGGTTTTGGATTCCGCTGCGGCTTCCTTGGACTGCTGCACCTGGAGATCGTCACCGAGCGACTCAGCCGCGAGTTCGACCTCGACCTGATCACCACCGCGCCCAGCGTGATCTACCAGGTCACCACCGAAGACAAGAAGACCGTCGAGGTGACCAACCCGTCGGAGTTCCCCACCGGCAAGATCCACGCGGTCACCGAGCCGATGGTGCGGTCGGCGATCCTCGCGCCCAAGGACTACGTCGGCACGATCATGGAGCTGTGCCAGAGCCGGCGCGGCACCCTGCTCGGCATGGACTACCTCGGCGAAGACCGGGTGGAGATCAAGTACCGGATGCCGCTCGGCGAGATCGTGTTCGACTTCTTCGACCAGCTGAAGTCGAAGACCGCCGGCTACGCCTCGCTCGACTACGAGCCGGACGGCGACCAGGAGGCAGACCTCGTGAAGGTCGACATCCTGCTGCAGGGCGAACAGGTCGACGCGTTCAGCGCCATCGTGCACCGCGACAAGGCATACGCCTACGGTGTGATGATGACGGGCCGGCTGCGCGAGCTGATCCCGCGCCAGCAGTTCGAGGTGCCGATCCAGGCCGCCATCGGCGCCCGGATCATCGCCCGCGAGTCGATCCGGGCGATCCGCAAGGACGTGCTCGCCAAATGCTACGGCGGTGACATCAGCCGCAAGCGCAAGCTGCTCGAGAAGCAGAAAGAGGGCAAGAAGCGCATGAAGATGGTCGGACGCGTGGAAGTGCCGCAGGAGGCCTTCATCGCGGCCCTCAGTGGCGATGTGGAGAAGAAAGACAAGAAGTAA
- a CDS encoding DUF4190 domain-containing protein yields MTTTDNNPVGAPASDAHSYPAYSAAPNQTLSILALVLGIVSLVFGQTFFIPVAAIVLGFLARTREPASRTMGTWGIVLGFVSLFGWLLVILPILFFGPFLLFAL; encoded by the coding sequence ATGACCACCACAGACAACAACCCGGTGGGCGCCCCGGCCTCTGACGCTCACAGCTATCCCGCCTACTCCGCGGCGCCGAACCAGACGCTGAGCATTCTGGCCCTGGTGCTCGGCATCGTGTCGCTCGTGTTCGGGCAGACCTTCTTCATTCCGGTCGCCGCCATCGTGCTCGGCTTCCTGGCTCGCACCCGGGAACCCGCCAGTCGCACCATGGGCACGTGGGGCATCGTGCTCGGCTTCGTGTCGCTATTCGGCTGGCTGCTTGTCATCCTGCCGATCCTGTTCTTCGGACCGTTCCTCCTGTTCGCCCTCTAA
- a CDS encoding TIGR01777 family oxidoreductase: MTAGRVVIAGASGFIGRYLAERFRADGDTVITVGRSGADVTWGDTAALEAAVDGADLLINLAGKNVNCRYTLKNKKRIMASRVLTTGELGRAVEAAPKPPALWLNASTATIYRHADDRPMTEDTGEIGTGFSVNIATAWEREFFAHDRAGCRQVAMRLAIVLGDGSALAPMLALVRLGLGGPQIGGATPNGGQRFSWIHIDDVYRGIRFIQQHDELSGPVNLSAPEAVTNRQLMATLRRVLGMSFGLPAYRWMLEIGAWLMRTETELLLKSRWVQPARLTEAGFRFAHPALEDAVREIVAGRSGHPRKTGVAGKSG, translated from the coding sequence ATGACCGCCGGACGCGTCGTGATCGCCGGCGCGAGCGGTTTCATCGGACGGTACCTGGCCGAGCGCTTCCGCGCCGACGGTGACACCGTCATCACGGTGGGCCGATCCGGCGCCGACGTGACCTGGGGCGACACCGCGGCGCTCGAGGCAGCAGTTGACGGTGCCGACCTGCTGATCAACCTCGCGGGCAAGAACGTCAACTGCCGCTACACCCTGAAGAACAAGAAGCGCATCATGGCCTCCCGCGTGCTCACCACCGGGGAGCTCGGACGGGCGGTCGAGGCCGCGCCCAAGCCGCCCGCGCTCTGGCTGAATGCCAGCACCGCCACCATCTACCGGCACGCCGACGACCGGCCGATGACGGAGGACACCGGCGAGATCGGCACCGGATTCTCGGTCAACATCGCGACCGCCTGGGAGCGGGAGTTCTTCGCGCACGACCGTGCAGGCTGCCGGCAGGTGGCCATGCGGCTGGCCATCGTGCTCGGCGACGGATCCGCGCTGGCGCCCATGCTGGCGCTGGTGCGGCTGGGCCTGGGCGGCCCGCAAATCGGCGGCGCCACCCCGAACGGCGGGCAGCGGTTCAGCTGGATCCACATCGATGACGTCTACCGCGGCATCCGGTTCATCCAGCAGCATGACGAGCTGAGCGGCCCGGTCAACCTGTCCGCGCCAGAGGCGGTGACCAACCGGCAATTGATGGCCACCCTCCGCCGCGTGCTCGGGATGTCGTTTGGGCTGCCGGCATATCGGTGGATGCTCGAAATCGGGGCGTGGCTGATGCGCACCGAGACCGAGCTGCTGCTGAAGAGCCGTTGGGTGCAGCCCGCGCGGCTGACCGAGGCCGGGTTCCGGTTCGCGCATCCCGCGCTCGAGGACGCGGTGCGGGAGATCGTCGCGGGACGATCAGGGCACCCCAGAAAAACAGGCGTCGCAGGAAAATCAGGGTAA
- a CDS encoding pyridoxal phosphate-dependent aminotransferase, whose amino-acid sequence MPSLAPHIASVPASGIRRIFEIATELDDVISLAVGEPDVAVAPHIAAAATAAWHRDDTDYGPNGGIAPLRRVIVDKLASRNNITVDLEQVWVTVGATQGLHLAMQLLLAAGDEVLIPDPGYTIFTMNARMLDATPVPYSLTPDRDFMASLDELERLVTERTRVLIVNSPSNPLGTVFPEPVLRELLAFASRHDLWVISDEVYEYFTWGEPHVSLAALDTEDRVFSVFSLSKTYAMTGIRVGYLVTPKGLAATMRTMQEASISCVNTPAQHAAIAALTGEQHHIDDARAHYAENLRAATALLEERGIRYLDPHGAFYLWIDMRHATDGDVAAWAERFVLVDRVAVAPGSAFGRSGEGWIRVCLASNENDLLEGIRRLPA is encoded by the coding sequence ATGCCGTCCCTCGCGCCCCACATTGCTTCGGTGCCTGCCAGCGGAATCCGCCGGATCTTCGAAATAGCCACAGAGCTGGACGACGTCATCTCGTTGGCGGTGGGGGAACCGGATGTCGCGGTCGCCCCGCACATCGCGGCAGCGGCCACCGCCGCCTGGCACCGGGACGACACCGACTACGGGCCGAACGGCGGTATCGCGCCGCTGCGCCGTGTGATCGTCGACAAGCTCGCCTCCCGCAACAACATCACCGTCGATCTGGAGCAGGTCTGGGTCACCGTAGGCGCGACCCAGGGACTGCACCTGGCGATGCAGCTGCTGTTGGCGGCCGGCGACGAGGTGTTGATCCCAGATCCCGGCTACACCATCTTCACCATGAACGCGCGGATGCTCGACGCCACACCGGTGCCGTACTCGCTCACTCCCGACCGCGACTTCATGGCCTCGCTCGACGAGCTCGAGCGCCTGGTGACCGAGCGCACCCGGGTGCTCATCGTCAATTCGCCGTCGAACCCGCTCGGCACGGTGTTCCCCGAGCCGGTGTTACGCGAGCTGCTCGCCTTCGCCAGCAGACACGACCTGTGGGTGATCAGCGACGAGGTGTACGAGTACTTCACCTGGGGTGAACCGCACGTCAGCCTGGCCGCGCTCGATACCGAAGACCGCGTGTTCTCGGTGTTCTCGCTGTCAAAGACCTACGCCATGACCGGCATCCGCGTCGGCTATCTGGTGACGCCGAAGGGCCTGGCCGCCACGATGCGCACCATGCAGGAGGCCTCGATCAGCTGTGTGAACACGCCGGCGCAGCACGCGGCCATCGCGGCTCTCACCGGCGAGCAGCACCACATCGACGACGCCCGCGCCCACTATGCGGAGAACCTGCGGGCGGCAACCGCGCTGCTCGAGGAGCGCGGCATCCGGTACCTCGACCCGCACGGCGCGTTCTACCTGTGGATCGACATGCGACATGCCACCGATGGGGATGTCGCGGCCTGGGCGGAGCGCTTCGTGCTGGTCGACCGGGTGGCGGTGGCTCCCGGCAGCGCGTTCGGCCGCTCCGGGGAGGGCTGGATCCGCGTCTGCCTTGCCTCCAACGAGAACGACCTGCTCGAGGGAATCCGGAGACTGCCGGCATGA
- the rpsT gene encoding 30S ribosomal protein S20: MANIKSQIKRIGTNKKAQDRNKAVKSELKTVLRSAKDAVVAGDKDKAVKALSIAGKKLDKAASKGVIHKNQAANRKSAIAKKVAAL; encoded by the coding sequence GTGGCAAACATCAAGTCGCAGATCAAGCGCATCGGCACCAACAAGAAGGCCCAGGACCGCAACAAGGCTGTGAAGAGCGAGCTGAAGACCGTTCTCCGTTCCGCTAAGGATGCCGTTGTCGCCGGTGACAAGGACAAGGCTGTCAAGGCGCTCTCCATCGCGGGCAAGAAGCTCGACAAGGCTGCCAGCAAGGGCGTCATCCACAAGAACCAGGCGGCGAACCGCAAGTCGGCCATCGCCAAGAAGGTCGCGGCCCTCTAG
- a CDS encoding YhjD/YihY/BrkB family envelope integrity protein → MGTDSEIVSPAADPSGQEGSGRGASAKRAVRRARSWLDAQANTTAVGRFALRAARALVEIEVFDRAMTLAAQAFISILPLVIAVAALRRGDAEPIGRGLSSYLGLNESAAAALERVVPSSSDVFSALGWFGTLLLVVSATAFSRALERFYARVWSKRKLGFRATWRLFAVLATILVGLVVLQFSRSILRADGTDIALRGVIEFVLWTGVWLLVGWIVLNRSVSFRLLLPGAVLCGIGLSVLGGVGRIYLPRALTSSAEQFGALGITIAYVGWLFAIMSVVVGAVTVGHVLTVEYGIMSRTQPRSDTPANGGN, encoded by the coding sequence GTGGGAACCGACAGTGAGATTGTGTCCCCGGCGGCCGACCCGTCCGGGCAAGAAGGCTCTGGGCGGGGCGCCTCGGCGAAACGCGCGGTGCGGCGGGCCCGGTCTTGGCTGGATGCGCAGGCAAACACGACGGCAGTCGGTCGTTTCGCCCTGCGCGCCGCCCGGGCGCTCGTCGAGATCGAGGTGTTCGACCGTGCGATGACGCTCGCGGCGCAAGCCTTCATCTCGATACTCCCGCTCGTCATCGCCGTCGCGGCGTTGCGCCGCGGCGATGCGGAACCGATCGGCCGGGGCCTGTCCAGCTATCTGGGGCTGAACGAGTCCGCCGCCGCGGCCCTGGAGAGAGTCGTGCCGTCATCGTCCGACGTCTTCAGTGCGCTCGGTTGGTTCGGCACGCTACTCCTCGTCGTTTCGGCAACGGCATTCTCACGGGCACTCGAGCGGTTCTACGCCCGCGTCTGGTCGAAGCGCAAGCTTGGATTCCGCGCCACGTGGCGGCTGTTCGCGGTTCTCGCGACCATCCTCGTTGGACTGGTCGTACTGCAGTTCAGCCGTTCTATCCTGCGGGCAGACGGGACCGACATCGCGCTCAGGGGCGTCATCGAGTTCGTGCTCTGGACCGGGGTGTGGCTGCTCGTCGGATGGATTGTCCTGAACCGGAGCGTCAGCTTCAGGTTGCTACTCCCCGGCGCGGTTCTCTGCGGAATCGGGCTTTCGGTATTGGGCGGAGTTGGCCGGATTTATCTTCCGAGAGCCCTGACCTCGTCTGCGGAGCAGTTCGGCGCGCTCGGCATCACCATTGCCTACGTCGGATGGCTCTTCGCGATAATGTCCGTGGTCGTCGGCGCCGTGACGGTAGGGCACGTGCTCACCGTGGAGTACGGCATCATGAGCCGAACGCAGCCGCGCAGCGACACACCCGCCAACGGTGGCAATTAG